The Kwoniella newhampshirensis strain CBS 13917 chromosome 2, whole genome shotgun sequence DNA segment AAAAAAAGTCTCTACTCACTATTCTCCTTGTCGCCATCGACATGCCGAGCACTGTCTTCATCCATCTgatctctccatcttgcAACATCCCTTCAAGAGCTTCGTCTTAGCATCTCGCATACAGGCACGATGTCATTGATACCTCTGCCTTCGGCCACGCCACTTCTCCCACCTGTCTATCTACCAGGTCAAGAGCCTTTACCGCCCGGAACGACCGATTGGGAGAAAGCAGAGATGCAGACTGCTCTGAGGTACCAGAGATACATGACCATGGCAGCGGAATCATGTCCTTTCAAAGTCGGATTAGCAGGTGTAGGAGGTGGGTCCgactcttctctcgctttcTCCCATATATCGTTACGTTTCGTTCCGTTCTGTTCCGTTGATCGATTAAGATCGTTCGTACTGATATGACATGTCGTTGATTGTCCTATCTTTGGACGCGTGCAGGTTTCGCTCTCGGTGGTTTCTTCTCACTCATGTCAGCAACCTTTGCCTACGAAGATCCGTTATCCAGAGCATCTACGCAGATGTCCACGAGGGCTCAGACAATGTTCGTATTCAAAGAGATGGGGAGAGGAATGTGGTCGAGCGGTAAAGGGTTTGCGAAGGTCGGAGCGATCTATTCTGGTGTCGAATGTTGTATTGAaggggtgagtgcagcGAGAGGTTGTTCCGCCTGTTTGTCAGGCAGACCAAAGTCAAGGGAGATGGATTATCTTGGAAACGTGGATCTAggcagagaggaagaaattGCTTTTGATCCGGATCACTGGGTATCAGGCCAGAACGGACGGAAAAGATCCAATGGGACATTACATTCACGACGTAGATCGGGCACTGACCCCTATTTACTCACACTAGTACCGAGCTAAGAACGATATCTATAACGGTGTAGCGGGTGGTTTCTTCACGGGTGCGATCCTGGCTCGCAACGCAGGACCAGTAGCGATGCTCGGAGGTGGGGCTGCGTTCGCCGTGTTTTCAGGAGCTATCGACATGTATATGAGGAGTGCACCTTCAGAGTGAGTAATGCAGTTCTAAGAGGACAGCATCAGAGCGTATGATCGGACGACTGACATCTATCTGTACGCCAATAGGGAGATCTGATTCGCTCCACCAACTCCTTCACTCCGAGATAGTTTACCGTAGTAGGGGAATC contains these protein-coding regions:
- a CDS encoding mitochondrial import inner membrane translocase subunit TIM22, which translates into the protein MSLIPLPSATPLLPPVYLPGQEPLPPGTTDWEKAEMQTALRYQRYMTMAAESCPFKVGLAGVGGFALGGFFSLMSATFAYEDPLSRASTQMSTRAQTMFVFKEMGRGMWSSGKGFAKVGAIYSGVECCIEGYRAKNDIYNGVAGGFFTGAILARNAGPVAMLGGGAAFAVFSGAIDMYMRSAPSE